A single genomic interval of bacterium harbors:
- the ltrA gene encoding group II intron reverse transcriptase/maturase → MSLATPDKILAFQKKLYEKAKGEPKFRFYQLYDKVYREDILAHAWRIARANGGAPGVDGKTFAAIEAEGLEKWLEELRKDLHDKTYRPDPVRRVMIPKPGGGERPLGIPTIRDRVAQTAVKLVIEPIFEADFEDSANGYRPGRGALDAVKQTHKSLKEGFTDVVDADLSKYFDSIPHDKLLLAVKRRITDVHLLRLLEMWLKAPVEETDGKGNRRLTGGKKSRAGTPQGGVISPLLANVYMNLYLRLWRRQGKGDLFAARIFNYADDFVILSRGRAAGALEWTRRVMGRLGLTLNEEKTRIVNAREETFDFLGYTFGMQRYTRTGQRFLTAQPSKKSVLRLKEKVRGKLAPGNMEPMPEVVKSLNRTLDGWRNYFSYGNTYLSYRAINNYVSDKVRFFVNRRCKKSTLDLKGLSLRVFDEMGVTRMMKDKAAPRP, encoded by the coding sequence ATGAGCCTGGCAACCCCCGACAAAATTCTGGCGTTCCAGAAGAAGCTCTACGAGAAGGCGAAGGGCGAGCCGAAGTTCCGGTTTTACCAGCTCTACGACAAGGTGTATCGGGAAGACATTCTGGCCCACGCCTGGCGGATTGCGCGCGCTAACGGCGGCGCGCCGGGAGTGGACGGAAAGACTTTCGCGGCCATCGAGGCGGAGGGGCTGGAGAAGTGGCTGGAGGAGTTGAGGAAGGATTTGCACGACAAGACGTACCGGCCCGACCCGGTGAGGCGGGTGATGATCCCCAAGCCGGGGGGCGGGGAGAGGCCGCTGGGAATTCCGACGATACGGGACCGAGTGGCGCAGACGGCGGTGAAGCTGGTGATCGAGCCGATCTTCGAGGCGGATTTTGAGGACAGCGCGAACGGCTATCGTCCGGGGCGCGGCGCGCTCGATGCGGTGAAGCAGACCCACAAGAGTCTGAAGGAAGGGTTCACGGACGTGGTGGACGCCGACCTGTCGAAATACTTCGACAGCATACCCCACGACAAACTGCTGCTGGCGGTGAAGCGGCGCATCACGGACGTGCATCTTCTACGGCTCCTGGAGATGTGGCTCAAGGCTCCGGTGGAGGAAACGGACGGGAAGGGGAACCGGCGGCTGACCGGAGGAAAGAAGAGCCGGGCGGGCACGCCGCAGGGGGGAGTCATCAGCCCGCTGCTTGCGAACGTCTACATGAACCTGTATCTGCGGCTGTGGCGGAGGCAGGGCAAGGGAGATCTGTTCGCGGCGCGGATTTTCAACTACGCCGACGACTTCGTGATCCTGAGCCGGGGCCGTGCCGCCGGCGCGCTGGAGTGGACGCGGCGCGTGATGGGACGCCTGGGGCTGACGCTGAACGAGGAGAAAACCCGCATCGTCAACGCGCGGGAGGAGACCTTCGATTTCCTCGGCTACACCTTCGGGATGCAGCGGTACACGCGGACGGGGCAACGCTTTCTGACGGCGCAACCCTCGAAGAAAAGCGTGCTGCGGCTCAAGGAGAAAGTGAGAGGGAAACTCGCGCCCGGTAACATGGAACCGATGCCGGAAGTGGTGAAATCTCTGAACCGCACCCTGGACGGCTGGAGGAATTACTTCAGCTACGGGAACACGTACCTGAGTTACCGAGCCATCAACAACTACGTCAGCGACAAAGTGCGATTCTTCGTCAACCGGCGCTGCAAGAAGTCCACGCTGGACTTGAAAGGATTGTCCCTAAGGGTGTTCGATGAGATGGGTGTCACCCGCATGATGAAGGACAAAGCCGCGCCACGCCCGTGA